One window from the genome of Crassostrea angulata isolate pt1a10 chromosome 2, ASM2561291v2, whole genome shotgun sequence encodes:
- the LOC128172223 gene encoding uncharacterized protein LOC128172223 codes for MEKTDRFTREWFLHQKGDWVRNLSNIPEFDIGKLKYYLTENRNKTFDKEGMRAYKSLKAYKFFEEGYVQKISSLQIDNSFLVRAEVMASMAQRVYKPYVCLSLKGDVRGGSCDCVAGKGEACSHIAALLFALDDFIAKGLKDLPEDRSSTDKLCQWNKPAKRKTEPKTIHSIRIVKQEPGKVLKGRETLASLKYDPRQQVHQVKDEESARQLIEVLGGANPTCGFMKYNKPVPNIPVDTASSLHTQEIVYTAKHFLDFDLPASIFDIKSACMFFKDSLNLDPNGIAELEMRTRGQSSSQEWHNARKYRLTASDFHKVFVRRSTTEPSKLLKYFLYNKIKPTNAMLFGLRQEKHAIEKFKSKLEAEGVCEVIVEQKGLTVDSHYTFLGASVDGIALINGEKFVLELKNPASTWDMDISSAAKKLTCLKVNENNELCLNIKHSYYTQIQGQMGILNISKCYFVLCTKNDIHIEKVTFDKHFWGKVLCKLTQFYDNFMLPEIVYPSVKFGLPAIDISKF; via the exons ATGGAGAAGACCGACAGATTTACGCGTGAATGGTTCCTACACCAAAAGGGTGATTGGGTGCGTAATTTGTCTAACATACCCGAGTTTGATATCgggaaattaaaatattatttgacaGAAAACAGAAACAAGACGTTTGACAAAGAGGGCATGAGAGCCTACAAATCACTTAAAGCGTACAAGTTTTTTGAGGAGGGGTATGTGCAGAAGATTTCGTCACTACAGATTGACAACTCTTTCCTCGTTCGAGCTGAAGTGATGGCTTCGATGGCGCAGAGAGTCTACAAACCCTACGTTTGCCTTAGTCTAAAAGGCGATGTCCGAGGTGGCTCATGTGATTGTGTCGCGGG aaaGGGTGAGGCATGCAGTCACATAGCTGCATTACTGTTTGCATTGGACGACTTTATTGCTAAGGGACTGAAAGATCTACCAGAAGACAGGTCTTCTACCGATAAATTGTGCCAGTGGAACAAACCAGCAAAAAGAAAGACAGAGCCTAAAACCATTCACAGTATCAGGATAGTCAA ACAGGAGCCAGGGAAAGTGCTAAAGGGGAGGGAGACTTTGGCTTCATTGAAATATGATCCCCGGCAACAGGTACATCAAGTCAAGGATGAGGAATCTGCACGGCAGTTGATAGAAGTTCTTGGTGGTGCAAATCCAACATGTGGATTCATGAAATATAACAAACCAGTTCCCAACATTCCCGTTGATACAGCATCTTCTTTACATACACAAGAAATTGTGTATACTGCGAaacattttttagattttgatttACCTGCTAGTATTTTTGACATCAAAAGTGCATGCATGTTCTTTAAGGACTCTTTAAATTTGGATCCAAATGGAATAGCTGAACTTGAAATGAGAACAAGGGGTCAGTCAAGCTCGCAAGAATGGCACAATGCTAGAAAATACAGACTTACTGCATCTGACTTTCACAAAGTGTTCGTGCGCAGAAGTACAACTGAACCATCaaaacttttgaaatattttttgtacaataaaataaaaccaacaaaTGCAATGCTGTTTGGACTTAGGCAGGAAAAACATGCGATTgagaaatttaaatcaaagttgGAGGCAGAGGGTGTATGTGAAGTGATTGTGGAACAGAAAGGCCTGACTGTTGATTCGCACTATACATTTCTAGGAGCTTCAGTTGATGGTATAGCATTAATAAATGGTGAAAAATTTGTTCTGGAGCTGAAAAATCCTGCTTCAACATGGGACATGGACATTTCATCTGCGGCAAAGAAGTTGACATGTTTAAAagttaatgaaaataatgaactctgcttaaatataaagcattctTATTATACCCAGATTCAGGGACAAATGGGAAtcttgaatatttcaaaatgctaCTTTGTTTTATGCACTAAAAATGACATTCACATTGAAAAAGTTACATTTGATAAGCATTTCTGGGGGAAAGTTTTATGTAAACTTACTcagttttatgataattttatgttGCCAGAAATTGTTTACCCTTCAGTAAAGTTTGGTTTGCCGGCCATTGACATATCTAAATTTTAA